The following are from one region of the Sandaracinus amylolyticus genome:
- a CDS encoding ABC transporter ATP-binding protein, giving the protein MIEVEHLTKRYGPRTAVQDVSFRVEKGEIVGFLGPNGAGKSTTLRMLTGFLAPSGGAIRIDGIDALAKPIEAKKRIGYMPEACPIYPEMRVREYLRYRAELKGVAARAIKERVEISLDQASVKEAGDRIIGQLSKGTRQRVGLADALVADPPILVLDEPTAGLDPNQIRQVRDLVRGLAGKKTVLVSTHILPEVEATCDRVVIIHRGRVVREGAPDQLRQAIAGGNVLVIEARATGDGFRTALEGVEGVRAIEGVETLGDGRVRARVAVDELGEGAERVFAAVAKAGLVLRELRPETVGSLEEVFGRLTTEEAVEPGTSTEKPEEQEAAS; this is encoded by the coding sequence GTGATCGAGGTCGAGCACCTCACGAAGCGATACGGACCGCGCACCGCGGTGCAGGACGTCTCCTTCCGCGTCGAGAAGGGCGAGATCGTCGGATTCCTCGGCCCCAACGGCGCGGGCAAGAGCACCACGCTGCGCATGCTGACCGGCTTCCTCGCCCCGAGCGGCGGGGCGATCCGCATCGACGGCATCGATGCGCTCGCGAAGCCGATCGAGGCGAAGAAGCGCATCGGCTACATGCCCGAGGCGTGCCCGATCTACCCGGAGATGCGGGTGCGCGAGTACCTCCGGTACCGCGCCGAGCTCAAGGGCGTGGCGGCGCGCGCCATCAAGGAGCGCGTCGAGATCTCGCTCGATCAGGCGAGCGTGAAGGAAGCGGGCGACCGCATCATCGGGCAGCTCAGCAAGGGCACGCGGCAGCGCGTGGGCCTCGCGGACGCGCTGGTGGCGGACCCGCCGATCCTGGTGCTCGACGAGCCGACGGCGGGCCTCGATCCCAACCAGATCCGGCAGGTGCGCGATCTGGTGCGCGGGCTCGCGGGCAAGAAGACGGTGCTCGTCTCGACGCACATCCTGCCCGAGGTCGAGGCGACGTGTGATCGCGTGGTGATCATCCATCGCGGCCGCGTGGTGCGCGAGGGCGCTCCCGATCAGCTGCGCCAGGCGATCGCCGGCGGGAACGTGCTGGTGATCGAGGCGCGCGCGACGGGCGACGGATTCCGCACGGCGCTCGAGGGCGTCGAGGGCGTGCGGGCGATCGAGGGCGTCGAGACGCTCGGCGACGGTCGAGTGCGGGCGCGCGTCGCGGTCGACGAGCTCGGTGAGGGCGCGGAGCGCGTGTTCGCGGCGGTCGCGAAGGCGGGCCTCGTGCTGCGCGAGCTGCGACCGGAGACGGTGGGCTCGCTCGAAGAAGTGTTCGGGCGACTGACGACCGAGGAAGCGGTGGAGCCGGGCACGAGCACAGAGAAGCCCGAAGAGCAGGAGGCGGCGTCGTGA